Proteins encoded within one genomic window of Trichoderma asperellum chromosome 2, complete sequence:
- a CDS encoding uncharacterized protein (TransMembrane:13 (n4-15c21/22o269-289i351-371o593-615i627-651o657-679i709-728o734-759i824-844o1064-1090i1097-1117o1123-1147i1168-1189o1209-1229i)~SECRETED:SignalP(1-21)), translated as MRSAVLQSGLAALLFGASVSAEPYTPKHELGRCAFRGQCGKQSFFGKELPCVDNGPAEDPSDDLRKELVELCGPQWSEGPVCCNLDQVKALKSEMGTPRTLIGSCPACKENFFNMFCKFTCSPDQSTFINVTDAAKKGNKLLVTELDQLISEEYGSGLYDSCKEVKFGGANSRAMDLIGGGAKNYHDMLKFLGDKKPLVGSPIQINYPEEYNQPGMAPLQTKPKKCNDEDPAYRCVCVDCPEVCPTLPDVKEAGSCRVGKLPCLSFASIFTYGVLLLALFVAVFGHIFWAKYQKRRVERTRLLHESSHSDDEDEGGPILTDAMRDQPTKRYWLNDKCDKAFRQLGNTSARFPGLTIGVSLLIVAILSAGWFRFDIEQDPARLWVSPTSAAAQEKEYFDSNFGPFFRAEKIFLVNDTKSSGPSPVLSYETLKWWADVEKSVGALEGSVYGNTLNDVCFKPTGDACVIQSVTQYWYSKGGIDSKYWKDDLRSCAKSPVDCRPAFGQPIEPTMILGGYDDDVVDSQAMTVTWVVNNAAENSETLLRAIDWENALRDRLLQAQEEAKTRGLRLSFTTEISLEQELNKSTNTDAKIVVVSYIVMFIYACLALGTPLKHLFGNPALLLVESKVTLGLAGIVIVLMSISASIGFFSWVGLKATLIIVEVIPFIVLAVGVDNIFLIVHELERVNVNFPDQMVEERVARALGRMGPSILFSALTETFAFALGSAVGMPAVRNFAAYAAGAVLINAVLQMTMFVSFLALNQMRVEDHRCELWPWWQVKKARINLNGTNGYPSTGRASDADEESYLQIFIRNTYAPSLLRKQTKVAVVAVFLGLLSAAIALLPGIQLGLDQRVAIPDGSYLIPYFNDLYDYLETGPPVYFVTRGVDASQRQQQQAMCSRFTTCQPFSLTNTLELERQRSDISYIMSPAASWIDDYFLWLNPIYDQCCIEHGSTCFADRQPAWNTSLYGMPENDEFIHYLQKFLAAKTDDVCPLGGQASYGDAVVLDSEAAHVKASHFRTAHTRLRSQEDFIKAYSSARRIASDITKATGADVFPYSVFYIFFDQYLSIIPLTGGLLGAAVGVIFVIASFLLGSIRTSAIVTLTVIMSVVDIMGAMVVFNVSLNAVSLVNLIICVGISVEFCAHIARAFMFPSRTVMENSFNVNGRDARAWTALVNVGGSVFSGITVTKFLGVGVLAFTRSKIFEIYYFRVWLALVVFAALHALVFLPVALSIGGGEGYVDPESEGTAAQDLTDRRWRAIRIHDNSDSEDDY; from the exons ATGCGTTCGGCTGTGCTGCAGTCTGGCCTTGCCGCCCTGCTCTTCGGGGCGAGCGTCTCTGCGGAACCTTATACACCAAAGCACGAGCTGGGCCGATGCGCATTTCGAGGGCAGTGCGGAAAACAGAGTTTTTTCGGCAAGGAGCTCCCATGTGTCGACAATGGCCCTGCGGAAGACCCGAGCGATGATCTTAGAAAGGAGCTGGTTGAGCTTTGCGGCCCCCAGTGGAGCGAGGGGCCTGTTTGCTGCAACCTGGATCAG GTTAAAGCTTTGAAATCCGAAATGGGCACCCCGAGGACTCTCATTGGCTCTTGCCCTGCTTGCAAAGAGAACTTCTTCAACATGTTTTGTAAATTCACGTGTTCTCCCGATCAATCGACCTTTATAAATGTAACAGATGCCGCGAAAAAGGGCAACAAGCTGCTCGTCACTGAGCTTGACCAACTGATTTCAGAGGAATATGGCTCAGGGCTCTATGATAGCTGCAAAGAAGTCAAATTCGGAGGTGCAAACAGCAGGGCAATGGACCTGATCGGTGGCGGAGCGAAGAACTATCACGATATGCTCAAATTTCTTGGCGACAAGAAGCCGTTAGTCGGTTCACCAATCCAGATCAACTACCCGGAGGAATACAATCAGCCTGGCATGGCGCCATTGCAGACGAAGCCCAAGAAATGCAACGATGAGGATCCGGCCTATCGGTGTGTTTGTGTCGACTGCCCAGAAGTGTGCCCTACATTACCTGATGTAAAGGAAGCTGGATCTTGTCGAGTGGGAAAACTgccttgtctctctttcgcATCCATCTTCACATATGGCGTTTTGCTTCTGGCACTTTTCGTCGCCGTTTTTGGTCATATCTTCTGGGCCAAATACCAGAAGCGCCGTGTCGAAAGGACGCGGTTACTCCACGAGTCGTCCCacagtgatgatgaagacgaaggtGGACCTATCCTTACTGATGCCATGCGCGACCAGCCAACAAAACGTTATTGGCTAAACGATAAATGCGACAAGGCCTTCCGCCAGCTAGGAAATACCTCTGCAAGGTTTCCCGGCCTCACCATAGGTGTTAGCTTGTTGATTGTTGCTATCTTAAGTGCCGGCTGGTTCCGGTTTGATATAGAGCAAGACCCTGCTCGACTCTGGGTCAGCCCAacctctgcagctgctcaagAAAAGGAATACTTCGACTCCAATTTTGGCCCCTTTTTCCGAGCTGAAAAGATATTCCTGGTCAACGACACCAAATCATCTGGTCCTAGCCCCGTTCTCAGCTACGAGACATTGAAGTGGTGGGCGGATGTCGAAAAGAGTGTTGGGGCACTTGAGGGCTCCGTGTACGGGAATACACTCAACGATGTTTGTTTTAAGCCTACCGGCGATGCTTGTGTTATACAGTCTGTGACGCAGTACTGGTACTCGAAAGGCGGTATCGACTCCAAGTATTGGAAGGACGACCTTCGCAGCTGCGCAAAATCCCCCGTAGACTGCCGACCAGCATTTGGACAGCCCATTGAACCAACTATGATTCTTGGCGgctatgatgatgatgtcgttGACTCTCAGGCAATGACAGTTACATGGGTCGTTAACAATGCTGCTGAGAATTCAGAGACGCTTCTTCGCGCTATTGACTGGGAGAATGCACTCCGCGATCGGCTCCTCCAAGCACAGGAGGAGGCTAAAACCCGTGGCCTTCGATTGTCATTCACAACGGAAATTAGCTTGGAACAGGAGCTCAACAAGTCTACAAATACAGACGCCAAAATTGTCGTCGTGAGCTACATTGTCATGTTCATTTATGCATGCTTGGCACTCGGCACCCCTTTGAAGCACTTATTTGGAAATCCGGCACTGTTGCTGGTTGAATCAAAGGTTACTCTGGGTCTTGCTGGTATTGTAATTGTTCTTATGTCTATTTCTGCTTCAATTGGCTTCTTTTCGTGGGTTGGTTTGAAGGCTAcgctcatcatcgtcgaaGTAATCCCATTTATCGTCTTGGCTGTCGGTGTCGATAATATCTTTCTTATTGTTCACGAGCTTGAAAGAGTCAACGTCAATTTCCCAGATCAGATGGTGGAAGAGAGAGTGGCTCGAGCTTTGGGCCGTATGGGACCGtctattcttttctctgccttgACCGAAACGTTTGCGTTTGCTCTCGGCTCTGCAGTTGGCATGCCTGCTGTCCGAAACTTCGCTGCTTACGCCGCCGGCGCTGTTCTCATCAATGCTGTTCTTCAAATGACGATGTTTGTAtctttcttggccttgaatCAGATGCGGGTTGAAGATCATCGATGCGAACTTTGGCCGTGGTGGCAGGTCAAGAAAGCTAGGATCAACCTCAATGGCACCAACGGCTATCCGTCAACCGGTAGAGCGTCtgatgcagatgaagaaagctACCTGCAAATATTCATTCGAAACACTTATGCTCCTAGTCTCTTACGCAAACAGACCAAGGTCGCCGTTGTTGCCGTCTTCCTCGGTCTCCTATCGGCTGCCATTGCCTTGCTGCCAGGTATCCAGCTCGGACTTGATCAGCGTGTGGCTATTCCGGATGGATCTTATTTGATTCCATACTTTAACGACCTCTACGATTATCTAGAAACTGGACCTCCGGTTTATTTTGTTACCCGTGGAGTTGACGCATCCCAGCGTCAACAACAGCAAGCGATGTGCTCAAGATTCACCACTTGTCAGCCATTTTCATTAACAAACACCCTGGAGCTCGAAAGGCAGCGATCTGACATTTCATACATCATGTCCCCGGCGGCAAGCTGGATTGATGATTACTTCCTCTGGCTGAATCCCATCTATGACCAATGCTGCATTGAACATGGCTCGACCTGCTTTGCAGACCGTCAGCCCGCATGGAACACTTCCCTCTACGGAATGCCTGAGAATGATGAATTCATCCACTATCTTCAAAAATTCCTCGCAGCGAAGACTGATGACGTGTGCCCATTGGGTGGCCAAGCCTCCTATGGGGACGCAGTTGTCCTCGATAGCGAAGCTGCACACGTTAAAGCTAGTCATTTCAGAACCGCACATACTCGTCTTCGCAGCCAGGAAGATTTTATCAAAGCTTACTCTTCAGCACGCCGCATTGCCTCAGATATTACCAAAGCAACTGGAGCGGATGTTTTCCCCTACAGCGTTTTCTATATCTTCTTTGATCAATATCTCAGCATCATCCCGCTGACAGGAGGTCTTTTAGGCGCTGCTGTCggcgtcatcttcgtcattgCGTCGTTCCTCTTGGGTTCCATACGGACATCAGCTATTGTGACCTTGACAGTTATAATGAGCGTCGTGGATATTATGGGTGCAATGGTGGTATTCAACGTCTCCTTGAATGCCGTTTCCCTAGTAAATCTCATCATTTGCGTTGGTATTTCGGTTGAATTTTGTGCGCATATTGCCCGAGCCTTCATGTTCCCCTCACGGACGGTCATGGAGAATAGCTTTAATGTTAATGGACGAGATGCCCGTGCTTGGACAGCATTGGTGAATGTTGGTGGATCGGTATTCTCAGGCATCACAGTTACAAAGTTCTTGGGCGTTGGCGTTCTTGCGTTCACAAGGTCAAAGATTTTCGAAATCTACTACTTCCGAGTTTGGCTGGCGCTTGTCGTCTTTGCTGCTCTTCACGCTCTTGTGTTCCTACCTGTTGCGCTGAGCATTGGCGGAGGCGAAGGTTATGTCGACCCTGAGAGCGAGGGCACTGCTGCCCAGGATTTGACTGATAGACGCTGGCGGGCAATTAGAATTCACGATAACAGTGACTCTGAAGATGACTATTAG
- a CDS encoding uncharacterized protein (CAZy:GT76~TransMembrane:11 (i12-34o112-133i145-164o170-187i194-213o219-237i244-263o315-333i354-374o380-399i411-430o)~BUSCO:EOG092D24YM) gives MGLISHESSPTYSLLAVFAAWKAFLLSIALGTAVSHDYDTSTSLFFEHMHGAGVNASALATKLTRWDALYFMQAAHGGYVYEQQWAFGAALPVAVDGILKVLKGLHLVGDGALEPVVAIVFTNLTHLAAVLALHRLTLVLFNNKTLAYVAAVLHILSPAGLFLSAPYTESPFACLSFIGNLLFALGLRSSTATWKRILAFLSAGASFGLSTAFRSNGLVSGLLFAVQAIQGLLDFFRHPSFPRLALLASLIIGGLFIAAGSAVPQTVAWYRYCKVGSIDAEPRPWCHRLVPSIFTFVQAHYWNNGFLKYWTLNQLPLFLLASPMLTILLKSGLDFSFNRVQGVAKAVPVPSETYRTFVLTLAAIQTLIATLAITNFHVQIISRLSSGYPIWYWWVANSLSSGKSQKIASRIVIFMTMYASIQGALFASFLPPA, from the exons ATGGGTCTAATCTCTCATGAATCTTCGCCCACTTACTCGCTGCTCGCCGTCTTTGCCGCTTGGAAGGCCTTTTTACTCTCCATCGCCCTCGGAACCGCCGTCAGCCACGACTATGACACGTCAACGTCCCTCTTCTTCGAGCACATGCACGGCGCTGGCGTCAACGCCTCAGCCCTAGCAACCAAATTGACGCGATGGGATGCGCTGTATTTCATGCAGGCTGCGCACGGCGGCTATGTTTACGAGCAGCAATGGGCGTTTGGGGCGGCATTGCCCGTTGCCGTCGATGGCATCCTCAAGGTGCTCAAGGGGTTGCATCTGGTTGGCGACGGGGCCCTCGAGCCCGTGGTGGCCATCGTCTTTACGAATTTGACGCATCTAGCCGCCGTGCTGGCTCTCCACAGGCTGACTCTCGTCCTCTTCAACAACAAAACGCTGGCCTATGTAGCGGCTGTCTTGCACATCCTCTCGCCCGCCGGCCTCTTTCTATCAGCCCCGTACACGGAGAGCCCGTTTGCCTGCTTGTCATTCATCGGCAACTTGCTTTTTGCACTGGGTCTTCGGTCCAGTACTGCCACTTGGAAACGGATCCTGGCTTTTCTTAGCGCCGGAGCCTCCTTTGGACTGTCCACTGCCTTCAGGAGTAATGGCCTAGTCAGTGGTCTCCTGTTCGCGGTGCAAGCGATCCAAGGGCTGCTCGACTTTTTCCGCCACCCGAGCTTTCCCAGGCTGGCTCTCCTCGCTTCCTTGATCATTGGTGGCCTCTTCATCGCGGCGGGTAGTGCGGTACCACAAACGGTGGCGTGGTACAGATACTGCAAGGTTGGCTCCATTGACGCCGAGCCCAGGCCGTGGTGCCATCGTCTGGTACCCAGTATCTTTACCTTTGTACAGGCACATTACTG GAATAACGGGTTTTTGAAGTATTGGACCCTAAACCAGCTGCCGCTCTTCTTACTAGCCAGCCCCATGCTCACAATCCTTCTCAAGTCTGGGCTCGATTTTAGTTTCAACCGTGTCCAGGGCGTTGCAAAAGCTGTGCCGGTGCCATCGGAGACATATCGCACATTTGTGCTTACACTGGCCGCGATCCAAACGTTGATTGCTACCTTGGCCATTACCAACTTCCATGTGCAGATTATTAGTCGGCTATCATCTGGCTATCCCATATGGTATTGGTGGGTAGCAAATAGCCTGAGCAGCGGCAAGTCTCAAAAAATCGCGTCACGGATTGTTATTTTCATGACTATGTATGCCAGCATCCAGGGCGCCCTGTTTGCATCCTTTCTACCGCCCGCATAG